A region of the Mus pahari chromosome 15, PAHARI_EIJ_v1.1, whole genome shotgun sequence genome:
TTCTACCAGGCTGTGTCTCATCTCCCGTCCTCCCTCTGGGAATCCTCACCCAGCCTGTGGGCCGACTTGGACATCTGGGGTCTCTTGGCATCCTCCTCGCCCTCTGAAGAGGTGTCActgctgtcctctgagctcccgGGGGCCTTGGGGTAGCCTGGGGCGAGCTGCTGCTTTTCAGGAAGTTTGGGTTTCCCAAGCTTGTTGGTGGCTTTGGGCTGGACGGGTGCGCTCTGGGGAGGCGTCACGGGGAGTGTTTCCATGGCACTGCTGGTCTAGTTTGGTAAGGAAAGAACACAAGGTTAAGTTACAGTGAAGGGACACGACAGGCCAGGCTCTATGTGGGAAGCACCGTGCATGGCTTCCCCGTCCCATGACTTTCCCACAGCCCTCTGATGGGCACTGTGGCTCCTTATCATGCACCAGCACACTGAGGCCCAGGGAGGTAAAGGAAGGGCTGCTGACTACACACACAACCATACTGGCCTTTCACTGAGGTGGAGCAGAAGAGAACCCAGTCATATGAAGCCTTCCGTCTTTTAATGTGACTTGGGGCTCACCAATTAGATTAGGCTGGCTGGTTAATgtgccccagtactgggattacaaacccctgctaccatgcctggctttcccctgtgggTACTGGAGAATgagctcaggccctcatgcttgcgcAGTAAGTGAGCTatctgtccccctccctccccaagcttactggctttaaaaacaaaaagatttatttattatatataagtacactgtagctgtcttcagacacactggaagaggctatcagatctcattacagaaggttgtgggccaccatgtagttgctgggatttgaacgcaggacctctggaagagcagtcagtgctcttaactgctgagccatctcttcagcccccttcTTACTGGCTTTTTAAGAAAGAGCTTTCAACAACACCAGTGGGAGAGACGCAGGGTCCCTCTGTTATCCACTGATGGTACGAGGAGGCCCTGAGACCCATAGATTCTCAGAACAGCATCTGTGCCACTCTGTGCCAGAAATGTTTGGTACGAGTAAAGAGGCAGGGAGGTTCAAGCAAGAAAAGCCCTGAGGCCGAGGTGGAGAATGGAGGAGCCATCGAAGCTGGAAAGGTGGGCACCAGGTGGTGAGCTATGGCTTTGTTTTCTAATCTGGGCCCAGGGGAGGACAGCGCAGCTCCAACTCCAGTGGCCAATGCCTGTGTCTCCTCTGGGATGTGTCCCTGGCTAGGTGGTCCCTCAGGGCACCCCTGCTAGCAGTCAGGAAGAACACACTGAGCCTTTGCTAAGTAAGCCTCCTGGAGCTGCAGACACAAAGCAGTCCAGGTATGGCCTTACTACTTCATCTTACCCGCCCCTATGTGAACCACCTAGGGTTCTAGTAcctctgggttccattcctgcAGGGCAGGCTCTGCTCATGTTCCCAGAGAAGCCTTCCCTGCCCACCCTTTCTAAAGCAGGTCATCTATTATTCTCTGCTCCGTGCTGTTCCTTTTGCAACACCTAGCAGTTGGTGACAACTAATTCATGCTGCTTTCCCTGTGTAATGGCTGTGTCTCTGCTGGCTTAGGAGCCCCGTGAAGGTCTTGCGCCTGCTGCAGCCTTGGTGCCCAGCCGGGCAGATGCTTAGGCCATCTCACTACCCACTGGATCACACggccaccagaggttctttttgGGCTAGTTTGTGATGCACCCGGTAACAGGGCGGCACAGTAGCACCCCAAAGCTGGAAGGGGCTTCAGTACAGCCTTCTCCTGCCCCTTAGGGTGTTGGGTGTGCGATAAACTCTTCCCTCACGTTAACCAACCCCATTAGGCCTACAGAGCGAAGAACTTGGAgatggaggacccaggttctggcCCGGACCAACCCTGGTGGGATGAGCCCTCAGTTTTATTTAGACATTGTCCACTAATCTTGCCTTAGATATTAATAATGCACTGGACTGTGAAAGCTGGGAGGAAAGGCCACTTCCATTACGACTACTAAGAGAGGCAAGCAACTCAGAGTCAGTTTCAGTGTCTCAAAACCAGAAGAAAACTAATCCACACTCAGCCAAGTTGGGAAGACGGGGGAGTCCCCCTGCCTTTGGGCTTCCAGCCTGCTCTTCCGGACAACACCATGGATTTGGGAGCTTGGCTCCGGGACTGTATGACAGTGCCAGGGGGCTGGGAGCAAGCCGGTGACTGGCATGCAGCCTGAGGGCACACGGCAAGGCAGCAGAGAATGACCCCACCACAGCCCTCTCTTACCCGACAGTACCTGAGTGGGCGCTGCTGCCTTTGCTTTCTTGCCTTTTGGCGTCCGGCTAGACTGCTCACTCTTACTGGGTTGGGAGGCTGCTTGTGAGAGGGCTGCGGGCGTCATCCCACTGGTTGTGATGGCTGAAACGGAGGAGAGGGGGGCACATCAGGATACGGAAGCCACACGACTCCCCAGCAAGGCATTACCAGCTCACTCTTTCCTCGGACCTGTGTTGAGCTTAGGGATCATAAAGGGGACCCTGGCTTCCCAAGCCTTCCATTCAGCTGTCACCATGTCATTTGAAATGGCTGCTGTGGCGGTGACCCCCAAGCCTTATCCTCATCTTTTCCTCTTGCTCAGGCAACATGCTAAGCAACATGCTGGGTCATGGTGAGCGACTGCTCACAGGATCAGTGGGAGAGCTGCTGGGTGCTGAGATGTTTACCACAGCCCAACATGAGCTCATGTCCCCACTATGTACTTCCCCCCCACTATAAACAGCAGTATTTTGCCGACAGTAGGGATCTTGCTGTCCACACTTAACGATAGAAATGTCACAGTGTCCTAATATGTAACTGAAGACGTTTGCGCTACCAGAGGGCCTTGCCATACAAATAGACACTCAGTCACCTGAGGTTCTGGGATGAGAACAATGTtgcctgtcttctttttctaTGCTAAGGGGATGGAAGCTCACTGCCAGGCTAATAGCGTATGTACCCCATGGCCAGTTGGCTATAGCAGAGCTCTGGTTTAGACTAGCCTGGTCCAGCCACCAGAATGCTCCAGCTTTCAGGCTTGGAGCCAGCACACAGAAGCCTTGAATGTAATTCCTTCAAAATGAGGCAGCTCTCCTCATCAAGGTAACAATGCAGAGCCTAAGGCTGAGCCCCCAGTCCTTTTCGCCAACACCTCTGCTAGGCTACCTGGTTAGTGCCTGGTCCCTTCTGGCCTCAGCGGGGAGGGCATGCGTGGCAGGGGCCCATCCTGGCCAAACAGCACCTGCTGTAGCAGCACTCACCGTGGGTAGAGGGTTGTGTGGCAGGAATCATGTCCTCGTCCTCACTCTCAGAGGAGCTCTGGGCAGTGGCGCCCAAGGCCTTCTTTGTGGTGTTCACAGCCTGGACTCCTTCTGGGGTAGGAGTTGGGACAGCTGGACCACGATTACGGTTGACAGAAACTGGAGGGGATTTAattgccttgaaaaacaaaaacagaaacatccCGCCTCTGATTAAGGGCTTggccaggggaaggggaggggaaatgggtgAAGGAGGGGTTTTGTAAGGCAAACTTCAAGGAGCTGGGGTCTTCCTGGCCCACTCCCACCCCGTAACAGCCGACACCCAGCACGGCACTCCAGAGCTCATGGAGCCCAGCTGACCTTCACAGTGACCCCAAGTAAGCAGTATCCACCCACTCCACTGGCCTAACGGGAAAGAAAGCCTTAAGtccagaggggagaagaggggagccGGGGCCACACAGCCACATAGGAAGCAAGGCGAGAGCCGGAATGTCTAATTTAGCCTTTCTTCTGGTGACATCAGATGGCCACCTGCTAAGTGGGGAATTCTAAAAAGCATTTCCTGTAGCAGCCCGACTATATGATTTCCCTGGAGTCTCAttgtcccctcccccagaggcCCTGAGAGCAGCATCCCTGAGATGTGGCCCAGCTCGCAGACCCCAGTTATACTGAATTAGTTTCTTTAGTACACAAACTGCCTGGGGTAACAGGGTGGGTGGGACGGGTAGTCCAGCCAACAGATTAGAGGGCTCAGGGTGGTAACACAGTATATGTGGCCCTTATTCGCTTTGAGACAGgctttgctatgtagaccagtctgtcctTGAATGAAGaagtctacctgtctctgcctccactgcTGGAATTAGAGGAACAGATCACCACACACTAACCTTATTTAGACTCACTCTTAAACAGGACAAGTATGAAAAATGTCTCTCATCAGACAAATACTTTGGAGAAACAGGCACAAGGCCTGCTGGCCAGTCAGCTTTCTAGCTGAGATACTGTCTTGTGGTTGTGCCTACAAGGACTACGAAGACTCTTATCATTTTGAGCTGCATGCTGAAAGCCTGATGGATGACATGGCGGGCCTGAGATCAGCTTCAAAGTCAAGGACACAGGCAGAATGTGCACAGAGCCAACCCGCTCAGGACCGGGACGGCTGCAGGTTGGGATAATGCGTAGGGTTCACTTTTACTTTTGTaatcctgagacagggtctcattgtacaGCCCACCACGTTGGCCTCTGACTCTTGATATTCCTACCTtgtctcctggatgctgggattacagacatctTCTAACATGCCCTGATGCACTTCACCTGTGGGTCTGCCCTGTATCTCACTGAGACGGCAGAGCAGCAGCAGATCCTAGTACTGGGAAGGCCAGTTTGGCAGTGAACCAGATTCCCAAATATGTCACCAACACACCAGGAGACTCCCAGGTCTATTTCCTTTCAGAGTCCCAGGTGATGAAAGTACAGAGACAGTAGTTAGGGAACTGGAATTCCACTTTCTACTCTCCAAATGCCAGTGCTGGCTGAAGGCTGTGCTCTGGCTAATGGGAGGGCTGCCTGAAGGGTAGCTGGGTCTCTATCCACTACACCCTCCTGCCTGCTGTGCTTTACCAGGCTCCCACCGCCCAAGAGGctgtgagacagaaagaaagcaacaaacTTAGCACTATGGTACCCACCAAGTGTGGCGGCGGCACCGCTGCGCTCAGGCCCTCCCTACCCTGCCAAACAGCCTCCCCCGCGGCTGCTCTGATCTGCTACTTCCAGAGCCTTCCCTTCCCACgtgatgaggaggagaaggatgcaAAGTGGGAGAAGGCTTGCggtggagggagggggatctATATATATgtgagaagacagaagaacagaTTGTTGGGGACCAAGAGAGGCAGCAAACCCACTGAGGCAAACAATAGTGTCTTGGAATGTTAAAAGCAGCTCTGCAGCAcagcctcctccagccccacctgcCCACACCACCCCATCTCGATGCAGGGACGGCAGGCGACAGAGGAGGCAGCGGCCTGGCTGATGAGGGTGGGCTGGGCACAGGGGTAGTGCTTAGGTCTGTAGCACCTCTGCTCCTCACTCTGTGGCCGGTGCTGTGTGCAGTCACCTGGGGAAATCACAAGGCCCAGCGAGTGTGGGCTGTGCTTTGATCAGAGAGGCAAAGCAGCGTAAGAGGACAGTACCGCTATAGCCACCTGAGCATCTCACCTCCattccctgtgggtgctgagagcaCATTAGGGGGATGCCCTACCTATTGGCAGGCAGGAATGATGCTTACAGAAGCAGGTTTGGGACCCTGTGGGCGGTGCCCACCCACTGCCTGCTGTCTTAGCTGGGCTCATAGCTACTGTGCAGTTATTCCAGTTAGCCTGGGGCAAAGAGAGCAGGTGGAGCTGTCGAGGGGACAGTCACCAAGAGCTTCCCTCAAAGCAGCTCTGTGGGGCTGGAGGTGCAGTGCGGTGGAGGGTGtgtcctcagcactgggaccccCTGAACCCCACTCCACCAccccagagagaaggaagatgattATTACCTGGGGGCTGCTCCTTCTCCAGGAGACTTAGAAGTGACACTTTCTGGGGATGCAGCTAGGAGACTTGGGGTTTATACACCCCAGTCTGACTtggagctgaggctggggctCTCAGAGAGGACCAGCACCTCTCCAGGACGACCAGCAAACTGGTTTCAGATACAGGACTGGAAGGGAGCTCTCTGGGGACCAGACCTAACCATGCAAGCCTTGACTAAATActaaaatttagatttttatagGTCTTCTGATCTCATTCAATAGAGACACTCAATATGCTTTTTTGTTTCAGCAAAACAAAAGCTGAAGTACCCTTTAAAACAatttaagggggctggagagatggctcagaggttagagggcctgagtttgattcctagcattcACAGAGCACCTCACAACtttctataactctagttccagagggatctgacaacctcttctcgtctccacaggcaccaggcaggcatgtggtgcacatacatgcaggcaaacactgatacatttaataatacatttaataatacTTTAAGTGGGAGGTTATGCATGACTATGTGCATGATGTGATACGATACATGGCTATATAACAGAACGGATCAGCTGTGTGGTCTCGTACCTGCATTACCTCACATGCCCACTTCTTTCTAACTTGTACCCACCCCAGGTCCCAGCCAGCCTCAGCTTGAGGCTTACAATCCACATGGCAGAGATGAGCTGCAGGACGGAACCTGGGATCAGAGCTGGCCCAGAGCTGGCCTACCTGGCCCTTTCTCCCACTGACAGGCTAatgaaaaacaaccaaccagatGGGGAACCTGAGGAAGGAGCATCTGCAGTTGTCAGGAAGGAAGTGCTTCATGAATGCCCAATAGTGACAGCTTCCTGGGCTGTGCCTGCTTCCCTGAATTCCTTCTGGGAACCTAGAAAACtactggctttgtttttttttttttcaaaatagagaCCCCAGATCTTCACGTTAAAGGTTCAATTTCAGCATAATGCTCATTTTAATTGTGCTAGCCTactcacacagagaaaaaccaaggcAACCTTCCAtcccagctgtctgtctgtcctttagGAGTGAGGGAGGTGCCTCAAAGACTGCAGAGCCAGAGGGCAAAAGCTGAGGCCTGAAGTACAGACTGAGGAAGTACGGACTGCAGAATTTAAATGTTCCCTGAGCTCTCTCAAAGTTACAGGCTCCTCTCATCTTCAAATGGAATGCCCCACTCCCTCAGAAAGAGGGCAGTGCTGTCTCTACAAAGGCCCGGGTTCCAGGGAGCTTGTACCATCTTGGTGGCTATGTTGGGCCTCTGAAGTCACAGAAGGTGTCCTGGACCTCACCCTTGGGAACAAGGACAGGCAGGAGTGGGGACCAGCAGACAATGAGCAGGTGCCATAAGTTACATAGGCCTGACCTGGGGTGAGGCCCACAGATTGTCTAAAGGGAGGATCTAGAGCTCCCAACAGTCCATGGGGACCAAAGAGGCTTGGGTAGTAGTGTTCTGGGTTCCTCAAGCTTCTTCATGAGAAGGTAAGGGGCCTCAACCGCTGGCCTGCCAACCAGGCAGCCAGAACAACGTACCCTCCTAACAGTGCTCAGGCAGGGGACTGGGCACCATGACCAATTCCATTTTACACAAAACTGAACCAGAGTCCTAAAAGGCTCCTGGGAGCCAGGGGTGCGAAGCCTGCGCCCGACTACACCAGGAATGTATCAGAAGACAGCTAAGAGCTGTGAAGTGCTACCTGCATGCGGTGAAACTATCCCTGTGGGAAGCTGTACCCTCTCACCAGAGAGCGACAGCCTGGCTCAGCCAGGGACAGCCTTTAGAGCAGCTACAGCCTACCTGGCTGGAGGGCAGATCCTCATCACTGCTCTCAGAGGACCCTTCTATGCTCTTCTCTGGGGGCGCTGGACCTGACGCTTTGCCTCTGGCAGGCTGGGAGATATCATCCTTTGGAGGGGACAAGACTTGAGTAAGCACGTGACACGGGAGGGTTCCCAGTGAGGGGGAAATGCATGCGGCTTCAAGCGACACTTCTTAAGCCCTATTAAGAGCATGCTTCACAGGCTGGGTGGTCCAAAGCCACAGATCTTGTCAATCAGTGAAGCGCTGGTGGTGATGCCAACTTAAGGCAGGTCCAGGGAGGGCTCTATGTCTCCCTGCATGGGTAGCCTGTGCTCAGTCAACAAGTAGGACCGGGTTTCTCAAGAAAAGCTACAATATCTCGACTTGTATGTGACATTCCCTCAGTTTCTATAAGGTCATTGTCGGCTGAAACTGACagggaccattttttttttctgatcttgcTGCCACCTCCCTAAGGTGCAACACCAGAGGCCATCATGTACCGATTCTACCAGGCTGCCTGAGCTCGGACTAGAGACTATCAGTCAGAGCCAGCCCCGCTGCTCGCTGCAACCAACCAGGCTGAGAACTGGACAATGGTTTGGTAAGAGACAGCGCCTTTCTTGTCCACTCCTTGGGCCTAGGCATCACTGAGTGAGATAGGCCCTCCTTACAGAGACTTGCACCGTAGCCCAAGCTTCCTGGTGACTCTTCCTGGTATCTCTGCAGGATGGCTCCAGGTTCCTCAGCAGAACCTGGCTCAGCTTGCATGGGATTGCCATGCCCAGTGCTGCAGAGGCCCCTGTGGAGCTGTAGGAGTACCTAGGACATCCTTGGTTTGGGATATACTAGGTTTGGTATAACTAGGTTATACTTGGTTTGGGATATACTAGGATGGCCTTGGTTTGGGACTTACAGCTCATTTCATCCAGGGACACGGTGGTGGGGTGGGAGCGGGCACCTGGAGGCAAGGGATTCTGGAGTTACGACTTCTACCTGTTCTTTCTCCCCACCAGGGCACAATCTGTTTATGAGCGGAGTTGGTGACAGTGGCTCTCGGGCCTGGCAGAGCTCACCTGGGCTGGGATGGCGGCTGACGGCATCTCTGCGTCACTGTCAGATTCCTCACTACTGCTGTCCGAGTCCTCCGCCTTCCCTGTCTGGGCCTGGGTAGCTGAAGATCCCGTCTTCCCGGAGGTTACTGGATGGGCTCCTTTCTTAGTAGGCTCCttggcaggagctgaggcagctcTGACCTGAGAGGTCTTCCCCGCAGGTTTTATCTGGAGAAGCAGCAAGGGAGAGGCATATCAAGTGTGCCTATAGGCCTGGGCCAAAAGACATGGTGTTCTAACCCCAGGTCCAGCTGGGTACCTGGGGTGGCGTCTCTTCTTCACTGTCAGACTCCTCTTCACTGCTGCTCTCTGAGTCCTCCCCTGCGCCAGCCACTGGCCCCTTCTGGGCTTGGGTTGCTGGGGCCCCTGTTTTTCCCACGGCTGGCACAGACTGCTGACCCCTTGCAGAGACAGTGCTGTTCGGAACAGTTCTCGCAGGTGGTTTTCCCTGAATCGAGAGGTGGCAATGGTattggaggaggaaagaagggcaGTCAACCTTCTACTAGTGTGTGGCTGTAATATCACAGGGGGTGGGACAGCGGGTGGTCCATGCCGGATCACTGTGGGACGCCCTTTTAGATCTTATCCTAACGTGCTTTATGGTTTCTGGTCCCACTTGCCTTGGTTGGAGTAGCCACTGCTTTTCCAGATGCAGAAGCTGGAGGTGTCTTAGTGGGAGGAGGGTTGGCTTTGATCTGAGGAAGTTTCCCCAAGGGCGTGGCCTGGAAGGAAGTAAGGGAATTAGGAAGGTCAAAGGGCAACAGAGCAGCCATCAAAGACACTGAGCCGATGCTGGCTCTGCCTTCCAACGAACAGCAGTGTGAGCTTAAGACGTCACtgatgccaggcatggtagtgcacgccttcatccagcactcgggaggccagcctggtctacagagaaagttccatgacagtcagagctatgtagtgagacctgattccaaaaccaaaccaaaacaaagaagaagccACTTAATCTTACCAGGCCTCACTTTCATCTCTATAAaaggagtgtaaaaataaaatctatctatGGGATTTCTGCAAAGATTAAACAGACTACGTGTTTAAGTAGTCTAACTGGCGCTAACACGCACTCAAATTCAGCACTGTAAAGCCTTTTAAATATAATCCTACCCAAACACAACTGCGTTTTAGGCTCCCTTTCAGCTAGGCTCCATGTCACTAAATTCGACTCTACAGAATGGAAGCTGAGTGCCATACAAAATTGTGAACCCGTGCTTTCTTCTCCCTGAACTGCAGAGGGGGCCGGAGCTCAAGCACCCGTCTCAGCCCACAAACTAGGAACTGAGCAGGTTAACAGAACACGATAGAGACATTGCTTCTGCTTAATCTCATCCCtcccaaccccccctcccccaagagcCTGTCGGGGTGTCCAGCTTGTACAAATCCACAGGGATCAGCGACAGAGGAGAAACCATTCCAGAGTCAGTGCTGTGCCGGAGATGGAATGCAGGGCCTGGTGCGTGGTAGGCAAACACTATACCACCCAGCTAGGAGCTATGGCCTCAGCCAGAGTAAGACAGACACTGATAAGACTGAGAGCAATTCGGTTAGTGTGGAACAGAGAGAGGACCTGACTCACTCAGATTATCACCATCTAGTCAGTTTCAAAGTAGCTCCAACTCCCAATGCCTCTCATGTGCATGACAGAGTTAGGACTTAAGGAAgggtcccccccccaccccctcccccatagcGCAGACTGTGACAAGCTCCTTTTCATTTCCTGCTCTCTCGGGCCAGGTGGTGTGCCTTTCAACTCTGCCCCCAGCATCATAGACCACTGCCAGGAAGGCAAGTCCCTGGGCTTCCGGCAGGCGAGGCCCCACCCATACCCACAAGGGTGGATTTCTGACAGACGGGAATGTAGCCAAGGCCCCAGGAATAGAACTGGACTTGAGCCCAGGTAACCTGGCCCCTGGCCTCTGCCACTTAATCCTGCTTGTGGTGCAACCGAAGCCAACTGTCTTGGCGTCCACAGAGGCTGCTTCTTTGCCTAAAGAGCCTACCTACCCTCTACCTCACCAGACGACTTTCAGTTCCTCACTGACATGACACTCCTCTAAAAATACCTCAGGTACCATGCTTAGCTAGCCCCACTGCACACTCCTATCTTGCTGTAGCGGTATTGTACTACACCTTGTTCCAGGTGACGACTTCCCCAAGGCCAAAGTCACAGACTTCTGTCTAGAGTGGCAGTGGGCAGAGTGCGTGGCACACCCAGATGTGTAGGATCCTAGAGCCAGGGGGTTCAGGAAACAGAGGGCAAGGGAACTTGAGACCCAGTTGAGTCCCAGGATTCTGTGCTTCCAGGGCCAAGAGCAGCCTCAGGTGAGCTCATCCTTAGTCTTGGTTTAGGCTGCTTCCTCCCTACCTCACCTGTGCTGGGGTCTCATCCTCTTCCTCGCTGCTGGAGTCCTCGCTGCTCTCTGAGTCTTCCTGAGCCATAGCTTTGACCGAAGGCCCCGTCTTCTGAGTGTGCACTGGGGCCATCCCTTGTCCCAAGGCAGCTTTCCCTTGGAGGCCCTTCCCCCCAGACTTCCCCTAGAATgacaaggagaagaaagggtCTCTCAAGGGCCTGAGAAGCCCCATGGGGGCTGGGAGTGAGCCCACCTGGGCAAATGCAGCCCTTACCTGTACCGTGGGGGTGCTGGGAGCAGCTCCTGACTCTGAATCACTGGAAGAGTACACATGTGGCTTCTGGGTGCCCTTGGCCAGAGCTAGGGATGAAAGATTGGCTGAAGAGGTCACCGTTCCTGCCTTACAATGGGATGAGGTGCTCGCTCCTGTAGCAGATGCAGATGTGCCTTTCCTAAGGGAAGCTTTCATCTGCTTTCCCAGAGCTGGCTTAGCCTGTGGAGAAAGCCCAGATGAGGGTTGGGGGAAGACTCCTGGACTCATTCGTTCTGAGACGCAGCTCCTCCTGGCCTTCCGACTGGGGtgggccaggacagccagactgCCCCTTCCCTGGTCCCCACCTGAGCAGCAGAGGCTGCTGGCGCTGCCTCCTCTTCGCTGTCAGTCCACTCCTCGCTGCTCTCTGAGTGGTCTTTGCCCCCGTCAGTCTTGACCTGGGTGGCCACAGGCCCCGCCTTCTGGAGTACAGGGGAGGCCATTTTCCCTGGGGGCTTTGCCTGGAATGAGTGGGAGCCCCAAGTAGGAGACGGCAGCAATTAGAGACCCAGACGACAGAACCTGGGGTGTAGGGCCATGTAGGCTCCTGTGCTGAGACCTCGGAGGACTTACCTTGGCTGGGCTCACAGACCCATCATTGTCTGACTCCTCACTGCTGCTCCACGagtcctcttctttctttcccacttgGACCTTGAGAGCTGCTGACCCTGCCTTCCCAGGACAGGGCGGATTGGCACCTTTTCTCGATGACCCCGGGGTGACAGTGGAAACAGGTCTGACCTGGGAGCTCTTCCCCAAAGGTTTCACCTGGGAGTGACAGAGGGCAAGATCAGGGGAAGGTGTTCTGGTTTTGAAGAAGGAGGCCTTCCTTTCTAGGCAGAGCACAAGGCACCGCTGGCCTCACCTTGGCAGGACTCGTGGTCAGAGTCGCAGCGGCTGGTGTCTCCCCACTGTCACTTTCTGACTCCTCGCTGCTCTTGGCTTCTGGTTTCCCTGCCTGGGCCGCCACAGGCTTTGCCTTTCCAGGGGTGACTGCAGGAGCCCCTTTCTGGGATGACTCCTTGGCAGGGGCTGAGGTACCTCTGGCCCGTGGGCTATTCCTGGAAGGCCTTGCCTGGTACGAGAAATTGAGGAGTAAATCAGAAGGCAGATGTGGGCAGAGACCTGACAGGAGCAGAGAGCCTTATCGGTAAAAAGGGATGGGGGCTGGGACCtgctgaggagaagggatgggggctGGGCCCAGCTGAAGAGAAGAAGGGACGGGGGCTGGGACCTGCTGAGGAGACAGGTTAGCAGCCTTCAGGTCTGGGCTATGATGTTCCTCCCAGGCTTCACCTGAGGAGTGGTCACAGCAACTGGCATCTCATCCTCACTGTCAGAATCGTCCTCGCTGCTGGTTTCCatgtccttctctggcc
Encoded here:
- the Tcof1 gene encoding treacle protein isoform X4, with protein sequence MAEARKRRELLPLIYYHLLQAGYVRAAREVKEQSGQKSFLAQPITLLDIYTHWQQTSELGQKQKAENDETLQAKKSRVSDPVSSSESSEEEEEEEEAKATPRPTPVNSAAAALPSKVKEKAKTKTASKTVNSAPSPGSGKTVVHLLSGKSAKKPAEPLANTVLASETEEEGSAQALGPTAKSGTVSAGQASSSSEDTSISSDETDVEVRSSAKPPQAKALATPAKNPPARTAPGPTKLGNVVPTPAKPARAAAAAGAAATAAAAAAEASESSEEDSDSEDEAPAGLPSQVKASGKGPHVRTASVTAKGISGKGPISATPGKTGPIATQAKAGRPEKDMETSSEDDSDSEDEMPVAVTTPQARPSRNSPRARGTSAPAKESSQKGAPAVTPGKAKPVAAQAGKPEAKSSEESESDSGETPAAATLTTSPAKVKPLGKSSQVRPVSTVTPGSSRKGANPPCPGKAGSAALKVQVGKKEEDSWSSSEESDNDGSVSPAKAKPPGKMASPVLQKAGPVATQVKTDGGKDHSESSEEWTDSEEEAAPAASAAQAKPALGKQMKASLRKGTSASATGASTSSHCKAGTVTSSANLSSLALAKGTQKPHVYSSSDSESGAAPSTPTVQGKSGGKGLQGKAALGQGMAPVHTQKTGPSVKAMAQEDSESSEDSSSEEEDETPAQATPLGKLPQIKANPPPTKTPPASASGKAVATPTKGKPPARTVPNSTVSARGQQSVPAVGKTGAPATQAQKGPVAGAGEDSESSSEEESDSEEETPPQIKPAGKTSQVRAASAPAKEPTKKGAHPVTSGKTGSSATQAQTGKAEDSDSSSEESDSDAEMPSAAIPAQAIKSPPVSVNRNRGPAVPTPTPEGVQAVNTTKKALGATAQSSSESEDEDMIPATQPSTHAITTSGMTPAALSQAASQPSKSEQSSRTPKGKKAKAAAPTQTSSAMETLPVTPPQSAPVQPKATNKLGKPKLPEKQQLAPGYPKAPGSSEDSSDTSSEGEEDAKRPQMSKSAHRLDPDPSQKETVVEETPTESSEDEMVAPSQSLLSGYVTPSLTVANSQPSKANPRPDSDPLVSSAPATKDNPDGKQKSESQHSAGTAFPKTGRKDATSGLTPQKPKKPKKNTSSSPAPAQTLPNSITQRLLEQAWPLSEAQVQASVVKVLTELLEQERQKATEAIKESGKKGQKRKLSGDLEAGVPKNKKKQQQPVPGASPVFPEKVPTSSKAKSKLDKGSAGGKGKGSPGPQGAKEKPDGELLGIKLESGEQSDPKSKKEKKKSGKKKKDKEKKEKKKGKKTPTKDPASPVQKKKKKKKKTAEPAV
- the Tcof1 gene encoding treacle protein isoform X1; this encodes MAEARKRRELLPLIYYHLLQAGYVRAAREVKEQSGQKSFLAQPITLLDIYTHWQQTSELGQKQKAENDETLQAKKSRVSDPVSSSESSEEEEEEEEAKATPRPTPVNSAAAALPSKVKEKAKTKTASKTVNSAPSPGSGKTVVHLLSGKSAKKPAEPLANTVLASETEEEGSAQALGPTAKSGTVSAGQASSSSEDTSISSDETDVEVRSSAKPPQAKALATPAKNPPARTAPGPTKLGNVVPTPAKPARAAAAAGAAATAAAAAAEASESSEEDSDSEDEAPAGLPSQVKASGKGPHVRTASVTAKGISGKGPISATPGKTGPIATQAKAGRPEKDMETSSEDDSDSEDEMPVAVTTPQARPSRNSPRARGTSAPAKESSQKGAPAVTPGKAKPVAAQAGKPEAKSSEESESDSGETPAAATLTTSPAKVKPLGKSSQVRPVSTVTPGSSRKGANPPCPGKAGSAALKVQVGKKEEDSWSSSEESDNDGSVSPAKAKPPGKMASPVLQKAGPVATQVKTDGGKDHSESSEEWTDSEEEAAPAASAAQAKPALGKQMKASLRKGTSASATGASTSSHCKAGTVTSSANLSSLALAKGTQKPHVYSSSDSESGAAPSTPTVQGKSGGKGLQGKAALGQGMAPVHTQKTGPSVKAMAQEDSESSEDSSSEEEDETPAQATPLGKLPQIKANPPPTKTPPASASGKAVATPTKGKPPARTVPNSTVSARGQQSVPAVGKTGAPATQAQKGPVAGAGEDSESSSEEESDSEEETPPQIKPAGKTSQVRAASAPAKEPTKKGAHPVTSGKTGSSATQAQTGKAEDSDSSSEESDSDAEMPSAAIPAQDDISQPARGKASGPAPPEKSIEGSSESSDEDLPSSQAIKSPPVSVNRNRGPAVPTPTPEGVQAVNTTKKALGATAQSSSESEDEDMIPATQPSTHAITTSGMTPAALSQAASQPSKSEQSSRTPKGKKAKAAAPTQTSSAMETLPVTPPQSAPVQPKATNKLGKPKLPEKQQLAPGYPKAPGSSEDSSDTSSEGEEDAKRPQMSKSAHRLDPDPSQKETVVEETPTESSEDEMVAPSQSLLSGYVTPSLTVANSQPSKANPRPDSDPLVSSAPATKDNPDGKQKSESQHSAGTAFPKTGRKDATSGLTPQKPKKPKKNTSSSPAPAQTLPNSITQRLLEQAWPLSEAQVQASVVKVLTELLEQERQKATEAIKESGKKGQKRKLSGDLEAGVPKNKKKQQQPVPGASPVFPEKVPTSSKAKSKLDKGSAGGKGKGSPGPQGAKEKPDGELLGIKLESGEQSDPKSKKEKKKSGKKKKDKEKKEKKKGKKTPTKDPASPVQKKKKKKKKTAEPAV